One window of Methanothermobacter tenebrarum genomic DNA carries:
- the trxB gene encoding thioredoxin-disulfide reductase has product MYDIIIIGAGPAGLTAGIYAGRQGSKTLILEKNIAGGKGLEVPLMENYPGYEKIQGQELIQKIKKQATKLVELKELEEVIKIKKENMKFTVETKKDTYTTRTIILATGTRHRRLKIPGEKEFLGRGVSYCATCDGPLYKGKEILVIGGGNSAVQEAIFLKQIGCKPSIVHRRDELRAQKYLQDRAKKLKIPIIWNTTLKEIKGKGKVQKAVLENRKTGQTETIKVDGIFIAIGEEPINKLAQDLGVKLDKAGYIITDKQQRTSVEGVYAAGDITGGLNQWITACAEGAIAATSAQRDTQ; this is encoded by the coding sequence ATGTATGACATAATAATAATAGGAGCCGGACCAGCCGGGTTAACGGCCGGTATATATGCTGGAAGACAAGGGAGCAAAACACTCATACTCGAAAAGAATATAGCAGGTGGCAAAGGACTAGAAGTACCATTAATGGAAAACTACCCCGGCTATGAAAAAATACAAGGACAAGAACTCATACAAAAAATAAAAAAACAGGCAACAAAACTCGTCGAACTCAAAGAATTAGAAGAGGTCATCAAAATCAAAAAAGAGAACATGAAATTTACAGTAGAGACAAAAAAAGACACCTACACAACCCGGACAATAATATTAGCCACTGGCACACGACACAGAAGACTAAAAATCCCGGGAGAAAAGGAATTCCTAGGCCGGGGAGTATCATACTGTGCAACATGCGACGGACCACTCTACAAAGGCAAGGAAATCCTAGTAATCGGCGGGGGAAACAGCGCAGTCCAGGAGGCAATATTCCTAAAACAGATCGGATGCAAGCCTTCGATAGTGCACAGGAGAGACGAGTTAAGAGCCCAAAAATACCTACAAGACCGGGCAAAGAAACTGAAAATCCCCATAATATGGAACACCACCCTAAAAGAAATCAAGGGAAAAGGGAAAGTCCAAAAGGCCGTACTAGAAAATAGAAAAACCGGCCAAACAGAAACAATAAAGGTTGATGGGATATTCATAGCGATAGGGGAAGAACCAATAAACAAACTCGCACAAGACCTCGGAGTCAAATTAGACAAGGCCGGTTACATAATAACTGACAAACAACAGAGAACGAGTGTAGAGGGTGTTTATGCAGCAGGTGATATAACAGGTGGCTTGAATCAGTGGATTACAGCATGTGCTGAGGGTGCGATAGCCGCAACCAGCGCACAAAGAGATACACAGTAA
- the csa3 gene encoding CRISPR-associated CARF protein Csa3: METTLISTVYSIEPVMICITQFSPKKVVLIMEEEPPKEKEQVQKIIEDTLGNFLEVKIKETSLYDVVQIAKDTVDTIDEERANGRKVVVNISGGRKTQALGVLFGCYARNNDVQRIAYVTEEEGEIIDLPILSFGISKTKKKVLEELKKGETSVKNLALKLGISRGMTYNHIRELRNMGFIAQDKLEITSAGELAIL; the protein is encoded by the coding sequence ATGGAAACAACCCTAATATCCACGGTATATTCTATAGAACCTGTAATGATTTGCATAACACAATTCTCACCCAAAAAAGTCGTATTAATAATGGAAGAAGAACCACCTAAAGAAAAAGAACAAGTACAAAAGATCATAGAGGACACGCTAGGAAACTTCCTAGAGGTCAAGATAAAAGAAACAAGCCTCTATGATGTGGTCCAGATAGCTAAGGACACGGTAGACACCATAGACGAAGAAAGAGCAAACGGGAGAAAAGTCGTAGTAAACATAAGCGGCGGAAGAAAAACACAAGCACTGGGAGTATTATTTGGATGCTACGCCAGGAACAATGACGTCCAAAGAATAGCCTACGTAACAGAAGAAGAAGGAGAAATAATAGACTTGCCCATACTAAGCTTTGGAATATCAAAAACAAAAAAGAAAGTACTAGAAGAACTCAAAAAGGGAGAAACCTCAGTAAAGAATTTAGCCCTGAAGCTTGGGATAAGCCGTGGCATGACCTACAACCACATCCGAGAATTAAGGAACATGGGATTCATAGCCCAGGACAAACTCGAAATAACATCAGCCGGAGAACTCGCAATATTATAA
- a CDS encoding ACT domain-containing protein: MGEFEAWTSDDGLFLYRLRVYVPDRPGSLARIAGYFADHGVNISYFYYNRSEHPNRVIVEGKSRVDVLHYDDLVQEGFFRELFEENLEIMKLDNILKVSVYLENKPGTLADFARVLGEYGVNVTYMAYNELISENKAEMAFYVKDSKQIQELARKLNELGYHYNLEYTGADEEKTNMMIGLNLIERFFLKLRELLDDEEVNKVKELVNTSKRLSDTLIGFNREAGRNLEAGQVLGNILAFAISSRNRVGERFHYRRLPSLPLGKVLLHVFKPPTGGNIYLLEADELVMIDGTYGIYYNDVKKMLKENNIDPSQITRIYLSHADADHAGLSGYFYEEYGTRVFMHPEAKDIIRLENRAAGSKTPLMELNHYFTILVNHFTECKFPKDWQPYKTKKKAKIGAFPTIDQFSVGDLEFKVLESLGGHVPGQVFFLSEEAGVLFSGDYLLYVPSLGDEEKKFLNIPRFLMTSTNANSMLFKEEMEALKEVGEGIDRNGLIVLPGHGDYYPIRLIL; encoded by the coding sequence GTGGGTGAGTTTGAGGCTTGGACAAGTGATGATGGTCTCTTCCTTTATAGGCTACGGGTTTATGTACCTGATAGGCCCGGTTCCCTGGCTAGGATTGCTGGTTATTTCGCAGATCATGGTGTTAACATATCATATTTTTATTATAATCGGTCTGAGCATCCTAATCGTGTCATTGTCGAGGGGAAGTCTAGGGTGGATGTTCTCCACTATGATGATCTTGTCCAGGAAGGGTTCTTTAGGGAGTTATTTGAGGAAAACCTTGAGATCATGAAACTTGATAATATCCTTAAGGTTTCTGTTTATCTTGAGAATAAACCCGGGACCCTGGCAGATTTTGCAAGGGTACTAGGAGAGTATGGTGTCAACGTCACCTACATGGCCTATAATGAGCTGATATCAGAAAACAAGGCAGAGATGGCATTCTATGTCAAGGACTCCAAACAGATCCAGGAACTTGCCAGGAAATTAAACGAACTTGGTTATCACTACAATTTAGAGTACACAGGAGCCGATGAGGAGAAAACCAATATGATGATCGGCTTGAACCTTATTGAAAGGTTCTTTCTCAAACTTAGGGAACTCCTAGATGATGAGGAGGTTAATAAGGTGAAAGAGCTTGTTAACACTTCAAAGAGGCTATCCGATACTCTTATTGGTTTTAACCGGGAGGCTGGACGCAACCTGGAAGCCGGCCAAGTCCTCGGGAACATATTAGCCTTCGCAATATCATCCAGAAATCGCGTCGGTGAAAGATTCCATTATAGGAGGCTGCCCAGCCTGCCACTGGGTAAGGTATTATTACACGTTTTTAAACCCCCCACAGGTGGCAACATATACCTCCTAGAAGCTGATGAGCTTGTGATGATCGACGGCACCTATGGCATATACTACAACGACGTGAAAAAGATGCTAAAAGAAAATAACATTGACCCCTCACAGATAACTAGGATTTATCTCTCGCATGCTGATGCCGATCATGCCGGTCTTAGCGGATACTTCTATGAAGAGTATGGGACAAGGGTTTTCATGCACCCAGAAGCCAAGGATATCATAAGATTGGAGAATCGTGCAGCAGGCTCGAAAACACCCCTAATGGAACTTAACCATTATTTCACCATCCTCGTAAATCATTTTACAGAGTGCAAATTCCCCAAGGATTGGCAACCATACAAAACAAAAAAGAAGGCGAAGATAGGGGCATTCCCTACAATAGACCAGTTTAGTGTTGGTGATTTGGAGTTTAAGGTTTTGGAGAGTCTCGGGGGTCACGTGCCAGGGCAGGTATTCTTCCTATCAGAAGAAGCGGGGGTACTATTCAGTGGTGATTATCTACTCTATGTGCCAAGCTTGGGAGATGAGGAGAAAAAATTCCTAAACATTCCAAGGTTTCTTATGACAAGTACCAACGCAAATTCAATGCTATTCAAAGAAGAAATGGAGGCATTAAAAGAGGTTGGTGAGGGGATTGATAGGAATGGTTTGATTGTGTTACCGGGGCATGGTGATTACTATCCCATAAGACTGATCCTATAG
- a CDS encoding DUF6506 family protein, producing the protein MTTKKFRTAFIAHVPDANPKKDRCKIETSLYELTSILVKDDNQALEVCEELARDGIHSIILCPGFTHKTIGKIIEATGEKVGISVARGDDPSTRIALKAMEEAGWSKKE; encoded by the coding sequence ATGACTACCAAAAAATTTAGGACAGCATTCATAGCACACGTACCAGATGCAAACCCAAAAAAGGACAGGTGCAAAATTGAAACAAGCCTATATGAACTTACAAGTATCCTAGTAAAAGATGACAACCAGGCACTAGAAGTTTGTGAGGAACTTGCCCGGGATGGAATCCACTCCATAATCTTATGCCCAGGATTCACACACAAAACAATAGGCAAGATAATAGAAGCTACAGGGGAAAAGGTTGGGATAAGCGTTGCAAGGGGCGACGACCCAAGCACTAGAATAGCATTAAAGGCCATGGAAGAAGCAGGCTGGTCCAAAAAAGAATAG
- a CDS encoding DUF169 domain-containing protein, with the protein MKTEYKTISKKIKDKLGLERSPVAVELVLREENLPNGIERISEPARHCEMVMRASRGETFYALAEDQECKGGAGAIGATEMPEKVKTGEFYYELGRFSSFPAAKRTLDLIPKIDLKFHAVVYAPLEKVEFDPDVILVVCNPAQALKLVQALVYTKGGRVKGDFAGIQSICADAVAGPYMRGEANITLACSGSRQYSDIREDELIVGLTAENIDCIIEALEEIA; encoded by the coding sequence ATGAAAACAGAATATAAGACCATCTCCAAGAAAATAAAAGACAAACTAGGACTTGAAAGGTCCCCAGTAGCTGTTGAACTGGTACTCCGCGAGGAAAACCTGCCCAATGGCATTGAGAGGATAAGCGAACCGGCAAGACACTGTGAAATGGTAATGAGAGCAAGCAGAGGTGAAACCTTCTACGCACTCGCAGAAGACCAGGAATGCAAAGGAGGAGCAGGTGCCATCGGAGCCACAGAAATGCCAGAAAAAGTAAAAACCGGAGAATTTTATTATGAGTTGGGCAGATTTTCAAGCTTCCCAGCCGCCAAAAGAACATTAGACCTGATCCCAAAGATAGACCTCAAATTCCATGCCGTAGTCTACGCGCCACTAGAAAAGGTAGAATTCGACCCCGATGTTATATTAGTAGTCTGTAACCCAGCCCAAGCCCTCAAACTAGTCCAAGCCCTAGTCTACACCAAAGGTGGTAGAGTCAAGGGAGACTTTGCAGGTATACAATCAATCTGCGCAGATGCTGTCGCAGGACCATACATGCGAGGCGAAGCCAACATAACCCTAGCTTGCAGCGGATCAAGACAATACTCAGATATAAGAGAAGATGAACTTATAGTCGGTTTAACAGCTGAAAACATAGACTGTATAATAGAAGCACTCGAAGAAATAGCATAA
- a CDS encoding nucleotidyltransferase family protein yields the protein MRVSGIITAAGKGERMKADMKKRGLKPKHKLLLKLDDRTVIEKTISNVLEAGVDECIVVVGHQKDNIIPVISSLDVKIVENQDDLPLTGSLLNGVENARGRFCLCVAGDQPTITSRTYKRIIKALEDNTVSILGRGSFGRLDNPRGLGMPFAAPRKLLLEYLPSYKGNINPLLWRLVEDGIGLYAIRPVDEIELINLNTFDDYLKIKFGN from the coding sequence ATGAGAGTATCAGGGATTATAACAGCAGCCGGTAAAGGGGAAAGGATGAAGGCCGACATGAAAAAAAGAGGCCTAAAACCAAAACATAAATTACTGCTCAAATTAGACGATAGGACAGTGATAGAAAAGACCATAAGTAATGTTCTAGAGGCTGGTGTGGATGAGTGTATTGTCGTTGTTGGACACCAGAAGGATAATATAATCCCTGTAATCAGTAGCTTAGATGTTAAAATTGTGGAGAATCAAGATGATCTACCATTGACAGGTTCATTATTAAATGGTGTGGAGAATGCTAGGGGCCGTTTTTGTCTTTGCGTTGCCGGAGACCAGCCAACAATCACATCCAGAACTTACAAGAGGATAATCAAGGCCTTGGAAGATAATACTGTGTCGATCCTTGGGAGGGGGTCCTTTGGCCGCTTAGACAATCCGAGGGGTCTTGGGATGCCATTCGCAGCCCCCAGGAAACTCCTGTTAGAGTATCTGCCATCATATAAGGGTAATATCAACCCATTACTCTGGCGGTTAGTAGAAGATGGTATAGGCTTGTATGCTATAAGACCTGTAGATGAGATAGAACTTATTAACTTGAATACCTTTGATGATTATCTAAAGATAAAATTTGGGAACTAG